A genomic region of Streptosporangium lutulentum contains the following coding sequences:
- a CDS encoding polyamine ABC transporter substrate-binding protein, producing the protein MSRIRYTRRFPVAVLVAGLALAASACGGEAADSTAAVPAASSAQLNPNADISKQSMAISVWPGYTPEDLPARVKAKLGMDVKVALHDTNEVIMAKLTAGSDTGFDVAFVSGQYAQALNEAGLLEPIHPELIPNLANLYPEAKELAYDKGNVFSVPYTWGTTGICYRTDLVKTPPTSWNDILDPPAEALKKVTMMTTERWLALPAIKALGYSVNTRSDDEIAKVKAKLLEAKPKLLGYDDTTFGDKLKSGEAVMVEAWDGWCPTTEKNIKFVVPKEGSDLWVDTMVVLKSSKHKEAAHAFINYILDPEIHGWAAETILYKVPNKAAMDSIDPAIKTANAPLQMTPSQLLAGESIIDLGEDSAKFTRLATEVKAQ; encoded by the coding sequence GTGTCCCGTATCCGGTACACCCGTCGTTTTCCGGTTGCCGTCCTGGTGGCCGGGCTTGCGCTCGCAGCCTCGGCCTGCGGCGGGGAGGCCGCGGACTCCACTGCCGCCGTTCCCGCTGCCTCCTCCGCGCAGCTCAACCCGAACGCGGACATTTCCAAGCAGAGCATGGCCATCTCGGTCTGGCCCGGCTACACCCCGGAGGACCTCCCGGCGAGGGTCAAGGCCAAGCTCGGGATGGACGTGAAGGTCGCGCTTCACGACACCAACGAAGTGATCATGGCGAAGCTGACCGCGGGCTCCGATACCGGTTTCGACGTGGCGTTCGTCTCCGGCCAGTACGCCCAGGCGCTCAACGAGGCCGGCCTGCTGGAGCCGATCCACCCCGAGCTCATCCCGAACCTCGCGAACCTCTACCCCGAGGCCAAGGAGCTCGCCTACGACAAGGGCAACGTCTTCTCGGTTCCCTACACGTGGGGCACCACGGGCATCTGCTACCGCACCGACCTGGTGAAGACCCCGCCGACGAGCTGGAACGACATCCTCGACCCGCCGGCCGAGGCCCTGAAGAAGGTCACGATGATGACCACCGAGCGCTGGCTGGCCCTGCCCGCCATCAAGGCACTCGGCTACTCGGTCAACACCAGGAGCGACGACGAGATCGCCAAGGTCAAGGCGAAGCTGCTGGAGGCCAAGCCGAAGCTGCTCGGCTACGACGACACCACCTTCGGCGACAAGCTCAAGAGCGGCGAGGCCGTGATGGTCGAGGCGTGGGACGGCTGGTGCCCGACCACCGAGAAGAACATCAAGTTCGTGGTGCCGAAGGAAGGCAGCGACCTCTGGGTGGACACGATGGTCGTGCTGAAGTCCTCCAAGCACAAGGAGGCCGCCCACGCGTTCATCAACTACATCCTGGACCCGGAGATCCACGGCTGGGCCGCGGAGACGATCCTCTACAAGGTCCCGAACAAGGCGGCGATGGACTCCATCGACCCCGCGATCAAGACCGCCAACGCCCCGCTCCAGATGACCCCCTCGCAGCTGCTCGCGGGTGAGTCCATCATCGACCTCGGCGAGGACTCGGCGAAGTTCACCCGTCTTGCCACCGAGGTCAAGGCGCAGTAG